The genomic stretch ATGCACAGAGAAGTCTGAATATGCTGAGGGAATCATTTATTGCAGATAAAAAGCAGAATGTAAAGGAAAGAAAAGTAGTTGCTAAAAATATCGATGTTCAGGAAGGGGAAGAAGTCCTTGTAAAAACATTGAACCAGAATGGAAAAGTTCTACGTATAATACCTGAGACAAACAGTGTTCAGGTACAGGCGGGAATATTGAAATTAGTTGTTTCCATGGATGATATTGTAAAAATTGAGAAGAAAAAAGTAAACAAATTTAGAAGCTTTGCTTCACTTAAATCAAGTCAGGTAAGAGGGGAAATAGACCTGAGAGGAAAGAATGCCGATGAGGCGATCGCAGACCTTGAAGTGTACCTTGACAGGGCAATGCTGACAGGGTATCACGAAGTGTATATTATTCATGGAAAAGGGACAATGGTTCTAAGAAAGAAAATTCAGGAATTTTTGAAAACTTCAAAATATGTGACAGAATTCAAGGATGCTAACCAGAATGAAGGTGGAATCGGCTGTACGGTGGCTACTTTGAAGTAGGAAATATTGAAACTTAAAAAAATGATTTAAAAAAACAAAAGGATTGTTCAAGGGAGATTAAAAAATGAGATTTTACAACACAATGTCAAATAAAATTGAAGAATTTGAAACAATAGAAAAAGGAAAAGTAAAAATGTATGTCTGCGGGCCTACAGTATACAACTACATTCATTTGGGAAATGCAAGACCTATTATTGTTTTTGATACATTGGCAAGATATTTTAAATATAGGGGCTATGATGTAACTTATATCCAGAATTTTACTGATGTGGATGACAAGATAATAAAAAGAGCAAATGAAGAGGGGATTTCTGTAAAGGAAGTGACAGAAAAATATATAAAAGGTTTTTTTGAAGATATAGAACCTCTGAATATATCAGATGATATAATACGGCCTAAAGTAACGGAAAACATGCCTGAAATAATAGAAATTATAAAGAAACTGATTGATGAAGGCTTTGCTTATGAGAAGGACGGAAATGTATTTTTTGAAGTAAAGAAATTTGAGGAATATGGGAGTCTGTCAAATCAGAAGATAGATGAACTGGAAATAGGTGCAAGAGTAGATATAATGGAGGAAAAAAATAATCCGCTTGACTTTGCATTGTGGAAAAGAAAAAAAGAAGGGGAGCCCTACTGGGAATCACCATGGGGACAGGGACGTCCGGGATGGCATATAGAATGCAGTGCAATGGCAAAAAAATATTTAGGTGATACATTTGACATTCATGGTGGTGGCCAAGATCTTGTTTTTCCTCATCATGAAAATGAAATAGCCCAGAGCAGATGTGCATATCATGGAAACTTTGCAAATTACTGGCTTCATAACGGGTTTATTCAGGTAAATGGAGATAAAATGTCGAAATCACTTGGAAACTTCTTTCTACTAAGGGAAATATTAGGAAAAATTCCTGGAAATGTGGTAAGATTATTTATATTGGGAACTCATTACAGAAAACCGATAAACTTTTCTATGGATAATATGGAAGATAGTAGAAAAACCCTGAAAAATATAGTAACTTCAATGAATAATTTTTCAGAAATAATTGAAAAGTTTTCAGGTAAAGGGTCTCATGAAGGGGAAGTTTCTGATAATACTGGAAATAATAGTACTAACGAATTTAAGGAAAAAGTAAATGAACTTGATAAAAAGTTTATGGAAGCAATGGATGAGGATATGAATACGCCACAGGCACTGGCAGTAATATTTGATCAGATTAAGGAAACGAAGAAATTTTCGGTGAATATTTTAAATGGAGAAGAAGCTGAAGCTTTGAATTATTCATATAATTCATTGAGAAAAAAACTGGAAGAAGTTT from Leptotrichia sp. oral taxon 215 str. W9775 encodes the following:
- the cysS gene encoding cysteine--tRNA ligase, encoding MRFYNTMSNKIEEFETIEKGKVKMYVCGPTVYNYIHLGNARPIIVFDTLARYFKYRGYDVTYIQNFTDVDDKIIKRANEEGISVKEVTEKYIKGFFEDIEPLNISDDIIRPKVTENMPEIIEIIKKLIDEGFAYEKDGNVFFEVKKFEEYGSLSNQKIDELEIGARVDIMEEKNNPLDFALWKRKKEGEPYWESPWGQGRPGWHIECSAMAKKYLGDTFDIHGGGQDLVFPHHENEIAQSRCAYHGNFANYWLHNGFIQVNGDKMSKSLGNFFLLREILGKIPGNVVRLFILGTHYRKPINFSMDNMEDSRKTLKNIVTSMNNFSEIIEKFSGKGSHEGEVSDNTGNNSTNEFKEKVNELDKKFMEAMDEDMNTPQALAVIFDQIKETKKFSVNILNGEEAEALNYSYNSLRKKLEEVLGIMLFMEDENKNFKNNDKLTGNLIELLIKLRADARKEKNFKLSDEIRDNLKELGIEIQDNKDGTTGYTIQSNNNEI